The Ziziphus jujuba cultivar Dongzao chromosome 7, ASM3175591v1 genome includes a region encoding these proteins:
- the LOC107423436 gene encoding uncharacterized protein LOC107423436 produces the protein MDVEQEEMQFFGLFGIFKESYKIIISWRKIFTQITFSLILPLVFIFLAQKEVSEILFAKIIHNEADMMVTEIGSRRYNNLNDVVNSELTTLFLIKAVYFTFLLILSLLSTSAAVYTIACIYTGRDVNFRKVMSVVPKVWKRVMVTFLCTFLAFFAYHVFAIIVLIIWVVLMGESRYANGFVIGLVFLGIVYFAGLVYMSLVWHLASVVSVLEEARGIKAMRKSRALMKGKMWVAICVFFILGIVSSAVQFAFQNLVVHGWSFGVLVKVGYSIVCFSLMVILFLFVLVIQTVLYFVCKSYHHENIDKSALSDHLEVYLLGEYVPLKSKDVQLEQVHV, from the coding sequence ATGGATGTAGAGCAAGAAGAAATGCAGTTCTTCGGACTCTTCGGGATCTTCAAAGAATCCTACAAGATCATAATCTCATGGAGGAAGATCTTCACTCAAATCACATTTTCCTTAATCCTCCCTCTGGTTTTCATATTTCTAGCCCAAAAAGAAGTATCCGAAATCCTCTTCGCCAAAATCATCCACAACGAGGCCGATATGATGGTAACCGAAATAGGCAGTCGCAGATACAACAATTTAAACGACGTCGTCAATTCCGAGTTGACCACTTTGTTCCTCATCAAAGCCGTCTACTTCACTTTCCTCCTCATCCTCTCACTCCTCTCCACCTCCGCCGCGGTCTACACCATAGCCTGTATCTACACCGGCCGAGACGTCAATTTTCGAAAGGTCATGAGCGTGGTTCCAAAGGTCTGGAAGAGAGTCATGGTCACTTTCCTATGTACTTTCCTTGCCTTCTTTGCCTACCATGTGTTTGCAATAATTGTCCTGATAATATGGGTGGTCCTTATGGGAGAATCTCGGTATGCTAATGGATTCGTTATTGGCTTGGTTTTTCTTGGGATTGTCTACTTTGCCGGGTTGGTGTACATGTCGTTGGTGTGGCATTTGGCCAGCGTGGTGTCCGTACTAGAGGAAGCTAGAGGTATTAAGGCTATGAGAAAGAGCAGAGCTCTGATGAAGGGGAAGATGTGGGTGGCTATTTGTGTATTTTTCATTCTGGGAATAGTCTCCTCTGCCGTACAGTTTGCTTTTCAGAATCTGGTGGTGCATGGATGGTCTTTTGGAGTGTTGGTTAAGGTTGGTTATTCAATTGTGTGCTTCTCTTTGATGGTGATTTTGTTTCTGTTTGTGTTGGTTATCCAAACGGTTCTTTACTTTGTCTGTAAATCTTACCACCATGAGAATATAGACAAGTCGGCTTTGTCGGATCATCTTGAGGTTTATCTTCTCGGTGAGTATGTTCCTTTGAAGTCCAAAGACGTTCAGCTCGAACAAGTTCATGTTTGA